From Panicum hallii strain FIL2 chromosome 2, PHallii_v3.1, whole genome shotgun sequence, a single genomic window includes:
- the LOC112880855 gene encoding BTB/POZ and MATH domain-containing protein 2-like has translation MPNLTEVARSKDLLLKVEGHSVTTAMGDGEFIKSSRWIVGGHFWEIHLRPKDHWAGRHRPVTLKLVLRSEPRGGDVKAKLSCRLVDPAGRLGPSEEKSVAHKFQRPGDYSSPAVLTAREDLEASGYLADDAYTVQCAIAVLREVPPQTATAADDPRREAAVPSPDLLRHLRELLREGTGADVTFLVSGQPFAAHRAVLAARSPVFMAQLFGGMREGSSSRRVEIEVKDIEPAVFGALLGFVYTDTVPELDRLEGEEEAASMAQHLLAGADRYGLDRLKLICEWKLSDGITVDTAATTLVLAEQHRCWRLKARCVEFVAGYLDAVLETEGYRHLEESCPAVLTDLLKAARGVEGPTS, from the coding sequence ATGCCGAACCTCACCGAGGTCGCGCGCTCGAAGGACCTCCTGCTCAAGGTGGAGGGCCATTCGGTGACCACGGCCATGGGCGACGGCGAGTTCATCAAGTCCAGCAGATGGATCGTCGGCGGCCACTTCTGGGAGATCCACCTGCGCCCCAAGGACCACTGGGCCGGCCGCCACCGGCCGGTGACCCTCAAGCTCGTCCTGCGCTCCGAACCTCGCGGGGGCGACGTCAAGGCCAAGCTCAGCTGCCGCCTTGTCGACCCGGCCGGTAGGCTGGGCCCGTCCGAGGAGAAGAGCGTGGCGCACAAGTTCCAGCGCCCGGGGGATTACTCCAGCCCCGCCGTGCTCACGGCGAGGGAGGACCTGGAAGCCTCCGGCTACCTCGCAGACGACGCCTACACGGTGCAGTGCGCCATCGCTGTGCTCCGGGAAGTCCCGCCGCAGACGGCGACGGCCGCCGACGATCCCCGCCGGGAGGCGGCCGTGCCGTCCCCGGACCTGCTCCGGCACCtgcgcgagctcctgcgggaggGGACGGGCGCGGACGTCACGTTCCTCGTGTCCGGCCAGCCGTTCGCCGCGCACAGGGCCGTCCTCGCCGCGAGGTCGCCGGTATTCATGGCCCAGCTGTTCGGGGGCATGAGGGAGGGGTCCTCCTCCCGGCGCGTCGAGATCGAGGTCAAGGACATAGAACCCGCGGTCTTCGGGGCCCTGCTCGGCTTCGTCTACACCGACACCGTGCCGGAGCTCGACCGGCTAGAGGGGGAGGAAGAGGCGGCGTCGATGGCGCAGCACCTGCTCGCCGGCGCGGACAGGTACGGGCTCGACAGGCTGAAGCTGATCTGCGAGTGGAAGCTGTCCGACGGCATCACCGTCGACACGGCGGCGACCACGCTGGTGCTGGCGGAGCAGCACCGCTGCTGGCGGCTCAAGGCGAGGTGCGTGGAGTTCGTCGCTGGGTACCTCGACGCCGTCTTGGAGACGGAGGGGTACAGGCACCTGGAGGAAAGCTGCCCCGCGGTGCTCACCGACCTTCTCAAGGCTGCGCGTGGAGTGGAGGGGCCAACTAGTTAG